From a region of the Besnoitia besnoiti strain Bb-Ger1 chromosome I, whole genome shotgun sequence genome:
- a CDS encoding vitamin k epoxide reductase family protein (encoded by transcript BESB_003870): MGAANLTTVVTASLGVALCLYAMRVEHLASIDSSYRPYCDISSHASCSRVLTSPQSRLLKYLGLATPGSRLDFPNTYLGLAFYTFMLTFPIGRRFCHVLYTLAAAGSMASSLYLAYVLYAILKDFCIVCVSSYVVRVVVASLSQLNTHK, translated from the exons ATGGGAGCTGCGAACTTGACAACCGTCGTCACGGCCTCGCTCGGGGTCGCTCTCTGCTTGTATGCAATGCGTGTCGAACACCTGGCGAGCATCGATTCCTCGTACCGCCCGTACTGCGACATCTCTTCTCACGCCAGCTGCTCACGA GTTTTGACGAGCCCGCAGAGCCGGCTGCTAAAGTACCTTGGACTCGCGACGCCGGGCAGTCGCTTGGATTTCCCGAACACGTACTTAG GCTTGGCGTTTTACACCTTCATGCTCACGTTTCCCATTGGTCGGCGCTTCTGTCATGTCCTCTACACACTTGCGGCTGCTGGATCAATG GCTTCGTCCCTCTACCTAGCATACGTCCTCTACGCGATCTTGAAAGACTTTTGTATCGTCTGCGTCAGCTCCTATGTGGTGAGAGTCGTGGTCGCTTCCCTGTCACAGCTAAATACACATAAATAG
- a CDS encoding translation machinery associated tma7 protein (encoded by transcript BESB_003880), whose amino-acid sequence MPTGNQAVCGCRVTVNVDRERITSAALGSATSFPVPWFLRWYAQGGKRKPLKQPKKTSCEDENDTEFKKKQSQQAREEEAARKALLAKAAAKKK is encoded by the exons ATGCCGACTGGAAACCAA GCAGTTTGTGGCTGCCGCGTCACGGTGAATGTGGATAGGGAAAGGATCACTAGTGCTGCTTTGGGTTCCGCGACAAGCTTTCCTGTGCCTTGGTTTCTGCGTTGGTATGCACAGGGAGGAAAGAGGAAGCCTCTGAAgcagccgaagaagacgagctgCGAAGATGAGAACGACACAGAGTtcaagaagaagcagagccAACAGGCGAG ggaggaggaagccgctCGGAAAGCTCTTTTAGCAAAGGCCGCCGCAAAGAAGAAATGA